From Arachis hypogaea cultivar Tifrunner chromosome 3, arahy.Tifrunner.gnm2.J5K5, whole genome shotgun sequence:
GACAGAAAATCTGACATCTCACGTATCTCCTTATGGACTCTTCAGTGTCCAACGGCTCCGCATCTCTGACACTTCGAACCCAACCGAGCTTTATATAGGATTTTGAATTACGACTGAGAACCGGTTGACGACCGAATATTTCCATGCTGTGACTCTGAACGAAATCACTACTACTGTCAGTCCATCCACTCACGGGCTCTCCATCAATTGGTAAGCCAAATATATGTGCGACATCCTCCAATGTCACCGTAACCTCACCCACCGGCAACACAAAAGTGTGAGTCTCCGGCCTCCACCTTTCAACCAGAGCAGCTAACAACGGGTGAGATCCTCTTATCATCCCAATCCTAGATACGTGGTAGAATCCGGTGACACGTAAGTAGTTTTCAACCCTCGGGTTCCAACTCTGTGGCGGATCCAATTTACGCACCAACAAATTTCTGTTCGGCTGcatcaataaaattatatttgttatattacctataaatatgcatgtattattaataaacaaatattaataataatatttacatatttatttactTCATTACAAACaagctatatatttttttttctgatatttatttatttattactttaacaatGTATTAAACTTTTGAATTTGGtcaacatttatattatttatttattttactatatatggtattatttttatatttttgccgtaaaaaaattttttttttaaaaaaattttaactttgtcgtattataaaaaaatattgtataacAATTAACTAATTATACACAAAAAaagattatatttaaaattaaattaaataacagcaaattaatttttttttatttttataacagcggaataatttaaaattagcaaaaacaaactaaataaataacataaaaaacagaaataaaaataaaaatacacaacCCTTCCGAGCTTATAATTTAGCAACTTACATAGATTGGATGATCCAAATAATTTACAATATGTTCCTCTGGAGCTTTATAATCACGAaccattctttaaaataaaaataaaataatattttttttcttcccttttccctttttttccAGCTGGGAACGGTGAGCAACAACAACCTCCTTGGAAGAACACTTCTCAGCTGCTTATATGGAGAAACACTAAGCTCTCCTACCCACTCTCCATAAAATGCATAAGGCTAGCTTCCTTCTTCGTTTATATAGAGCTTCAAGCTCTCCAACCTCTGCTGCATGCTGTTTACCGGGGTGATACATGTCCCCTGCATGCCAGCAGCTTCAGCACGCCCCCCGTGGTGCATCGGGGCTCTGCCACGCCAGCTCCACCACGCCCCTGCGTGGTGCCAGTCGCTGCATGTCGGCCACGTCAGCACGCCCCCGCGTGGTGTGCCACGACGGATTCCGGCCCCGTCATCTCGCCCCTGCGTGGTGAGCCACGTTGAATCCTGGCTTGGTCACCACGCCCCTGCGTGTTGACCACCACTTCCACCATCGGGTAAATCCCCCCATCCCCCAATATTCTCCCAATACACCAACACCTTTTCCATAAGAATAATAATTTCCGTAAATTTTTTAGCCACcgctttattttataattatatagaacaattttattattatttttactttttgtcaCTTCTTGTTGGTGTACATTACTTTTTATGGTAGAGTACAAATATGCCAGAGAGATATTCAGAGGTAGTAAATGTAGCACTCTATCTCTCTTACTGGTTTTGTATTGtattcatttattattatattcatttattaatGTATTAGACGTATTTATTCATTCACACTATCCATGAACGCGTCCTGTAGatgttgaaaataataaaaagtattacGTCTACATTCGTGTTTTCATGTTTATGAtatctataaattaaaattagagcaAATCATTGTATTAAGTCATGTGGAGAAAACATTTATATAAATTAGCCAAAACAAAAATTGGTTCATGAATCAATCGTTCATATTTCTATATAGTTCGAAACAATATAACTCGAACTTTATCTCCATGTAATTTGAATGATATTGATTTGAATTACACATGCACACACCTACAAATTCGAATTAAGGTGAATCGAATTACACCCAAGCACGTGTTCCTATGTAATTTGAATTTGACTGATTCTAACTACACAAAGTATAATTCAAATTAgtctggttcgaattatacaggGCTACGTGTATAAATATGGTGTGAACGTGAATTGATCTCATTAGAGTGAGAAAATAGCTAGTGAGGAGAATTTCGTAGTGTTAGTTCATcacagaggatcgattaagaggGAGATCTGGTGTGAAGTTCACCGATAAGGATCCTCTCAGTATTTTGACCTTGTTAATTCTGTACTACAGAAACTTGGTCTACAAGGCGTGAACgggttaagaaattttttttatcgcATTCCGATCTCAGTGCTGCAAAAAatcgtgaagtatgattgtttcacgatcgggagtgatgaggacttgcaggtcatgtttcattGTCGTCGGCAGTTTTCCGAGGTTAGGACACCTGAGCTGctggcaaagttggttgatgtcATATCTAGCtcggggggttcgaaccggaatacctaCACTATAGGCACGGTAGCCGGTTCTAGCTCCAGACCTGTTGGTGTATCTTCGTCTGTCCCTGGGAATGAACCTCCGATCGAGCCTGTTGCCTCCCCGtcgttcgctgttgatctcaaCTATAGTGGAGGCGGAGAGGTTGGAATAAGGGATATTGTGCCGACTTTTTCACAATGTGCTGCACCGGCTGGTCTGGGCGATGCATTGCTCTggatgatgttgatgatgatgatgtggatcCGGATGACAGTAGCGATGATATTGGAGCGAGTGAGCCAGCTGGGGCTAGAGGTGGTTCAACTCTGGCACATAGCAGTACCCTCCGcacttttcatctttggacttggatgccatgagacagGAGGGGGTTCCTGGGGAGCCTGCTGGATTTGGTGCTAGAGATGGCCAGGGTTCTGCAGGTCTCACAGTTTCAGGTTGGTCAGTAATTTCAGGATGAAGATGAAGCTGTGTTAAGTGTGAAGATGTATAGCATCCGACGCAGGGTACAGTATAAGGTGGTGGAATCTGACTATCGCCGGTATGCTGggaagtgttctgagtttgggaatcggtgcacatggttgattaggCTTAGTCTCCGGTAGCGCAAGGATTTTTGGGAAGTAAAACGGTACAACGGACCACATATGTGTCTCGCGACGTCCATCTCTAGCGACAACAGGAGTctggattatcatgtgatctcGGCATTCATCATGCTAATAGTTAGagctgatgcatccgtcagcatcaaggtgctctTGAATGCGACGGTGGCACACTTTAGGTTCAGGCTGACGTATAGGAAGGTTTGGTTAGTGAAGCAGAAGGTCGTTGCCCACATCTATGGTGATtgggatgagtcgtacaacgagctcccGCGGTGGGTgttacgtaaaaaaaaaaaacgtactAACCTCatcgttgatgaccccggctatatgagtTACTCCATCCAAACGATATGATCTGTCCGCATTATGCCCCATGGACTGAATATCTTGCTCGAGCCTTTGTTGGAGTCGAATCTAGGTCGTTTTCTCTGGAATTTGGTGGGGCTTGATAATGGAAAAGTGGTTCGAATGAGGTTGGTTCAAACTCCTTTTATAGGCGAAGCAAGTGTAATTCAAAACACTccaattcgaattactactaGAGCCAAAAAATGAATAATTCGAAACAACCAAATTCGAATTACTTAGAAACGCGTGCGTGGGTGTAATCCTCATTCGAATTACTGGGTGTGTGCGTGTGTATGTAGTTCGAATCagtatgattcgaattacatgtagcTGAAGTTCGAATTAGGTTGATTCAAACTATATAGAAATGTCTCCTAGTTAATTTATGAACCAGTTTTTGATTTGGCTGATTTGCGTAAATATTTCCTCCCCATTGCTTAATACAATGATTTGCCTTTAATACCTGATGCATTTTTGCTTGTCATCTAAAAGAAACATTATTTTGGGGTTCAAGTGAGGGAATTCTCGAACATCCTCCAGACGTGAAGTCTATATCAACCCAATTGTCAACTATAAAATATAGCACACTTACAAAATTTGATCATATACACAAGACAGTGGAAAACTAAATACTGCAAGTAAGATTGCCAAAAAAAGTACATAAGTTAACTCTCATCCATCATTGAATCATGAAGTGCAGCTTCTTCTTCCTGGAGGGATGATAACAGAAGTTGTTTAAGTGAATAGGGTAAAATTAATGACCAAGTAAACTGGTAACTTGGTAGAATGAAAGCACATACCACCAAGGCATTAAATTCCGTCTCCTCATCTATCGCATCTATGATGGCAGGATCTTCAAGCAAGTCCTATTTATAAATGTTATCAGCAGCCTCAATCAATTCAAGTGCCTTATGCTAAATCTTACAGTGACATTATAGATGTAATAATAGACAAGAAATATGAGTTTGGAACCATAAGTTAACAGCCTGTAATATTGTGAACTTACATCATCGGCAATTTGTAGCATCCCCTTCTCGTCCTAAACAGAGAAACAACAAAGGAGGCCACATTAATTACATACTGAACTAGACTGCCAAAAACTAGGAACTGAATGGTATTCAACACTTCATTCACACCAGTCTTCTGGATTGTTTCCAGTCAACTATAAATGTAATTGGCGAGATAAACTGTTTCACGATAATATGATACCACTTGTCATCTAAAAAGTTACCATATGGAAGCTTACCTTGACAGCAACAAAAAGAAGTGGATCAGATGGCGTATAAATCATGTACTGGGCACCTTCCTGTAACACGAGATAAACATAAGCTTGCAGTAAATATGAGTATATGACCACTGCTCTAGTGCCATTTGCTTGGTATGGAACAACTTTGGACAGATACACGTATGACGATGTAAAATGGTGATGGATGATGGTCTAGGAGTTCTCCAGAAGACCCACTAATGCATAAACAGTTTATGAGTCATACAAGAAGGGATTTCCATGACAGTAATACACTTTTTTTTTCGGACTTGACAGTAACACTCTTGAAAAGATGGAATGTACACTAGTACATTTCAGTAAACTAGCCATTACCAAAAGgagggggaaaaaaaaaaaaagagctccAATTAAAGCTTTGCTATTGAAAATAAACCTTTCAGAAGGAAACAAACAAATATATTTGTCTGATTGAAGGGTAACAGATTTACCAAATTGAAATACGTAATTTCCACACCTTCAGTTGGCAAACCATCGACTTCCTTACCATCATCTGCAAAATGGTGAAAACACCTGACATTAGATTCTGGGCATGTAATGTAACCCAAATAATTATGCAGTAGAAAATCCCCAATTACAGATTATCATCATCCTGAATACAGGGTATTGACAAAACTACACCATACATTTATATCAGCTACCAGATAGAAACATTAGGAATTAATTTGTGAAACAGAGAGCACAGAAATCCTCACCTGTGTGAAAGTCAAATATGTCTTCTTCTGAGTAGCAAAAACCACCACGTGCTGTATAACAGTACCTGATGTGGAGACGCAGAAATATTTTGTAAAGATGAAACACGCAactcaatttcatgattttctaCATAACAAAGAATCACAAACATACCCACTATGAACAAGATGCATGTGTATCTTGGCAAGTGCATAAGCTGCAGCTGGAACAATAGATTCAACTTCCTCATCACTGACCTAAATCACAGAAAGGAAATATGAACTCAAATGAGATTGATCCATCAGGTGGTGAGGAAAGTGAACTTTTTCTCATAATAGAGAGTGACCAATGAGGTCTCATTACTAACGATGGCGATTACAACTTAGGATGTGAAAAAACAGAAACTTACAGCTGACCATCCATCAACATTCGTGCTCTTTAATATCTGGACTGGCCTGCAGTATGATTTTTGTATCCATATCATTCAAGAATAGCAGAAGGCAGGGATAATAAGATATTGGCTTTGTGGGATAGTCATACAGGGGCAGGGAACACTGTTCTAGATTTAGAAGCTTTGCACTTACGTGTCGACTGGGCAGAGCAACAAACACTCGTCTCCATCGGAACTTCTGAAGACTCTCCTTATAACACACTCCAATGGAAGCTTGTTGGATGGATCAACCTGTCATTTGTCAACAACTTACTCAGAATTCATACATCCAAGGAATGCAACGAGCCACAAACCCAGCACACAAACACGGAGACACATGACACAAAAAGGAAAGACATTACAATCTTGATTCATTCTGTCACTGTGTCACATGATGTCAACTACAACGAAAATAAAATTACTCAAGGCAATCAACACAATCATTAACTAAGACATCGGTGCTCTTCAGCTCTCATTTCTGAAACATTATATACTCCAAAATAGGGGAACAATGACAGGTTAGATAATGAAAATGGCAATGTCTCCAGGCACTCTCATGTTTTTACCTTGCCAGTTTCTCTCCAAACAGTTCGACCGTGTACAACTTAGGCCTGGTAAAGCTTTTCTAAGAGGTACTTCTGTTTCTCAAAAGCAAAAGCACCACTACCTCActttgtatttaataaataaaaaatatcatgtgCTTGTATAAAGCTTTGAAAATTTGGGGACGCCTTTGAAAGCATTTAAAGAGGTACTTTCTAAAGTTAGTTTGTACTTATCAAAATTGAAAAAGTCttatataatttcatatattaaCAAATATCCAGTTTTATCCTTAATTAAATAATTGAGGCCAAATTAAATTCACTATCAAAATTCTTCCTCTAGTTATATCTATTATGaccattttcaattttaaaacctATTTTAGTTCATGCTTGTTACAATTTGGTTTATCAAACATAGGTGTTAGAACTTTTAGAAAACTATTTTCAGAAGCGAACTTTGATAAGTAGTACTTTGATAAgctaattgtaaaaagtaaaacttTTATCAAATCGGCCTTACAACTAGAACCTCTAAGATTACATCATTAACAGCAATTTGCTAATCATCACCATCATTGATTAAGCTAAGACACGTGCATTCAAATTCATCCATAAACAACAACAgaaaaaacaataattaaaataaaataacataaaatagaaAACTGAAAAGCAAAAAGAACTCACAATGGTGGCAAGTCGATTTGTTGAAGTAAGGAGAACCTTGCCGTCGTCGCCTACGAGGAATCCAGCTGGCGGTTCTGGCAGCGGcatgggagaagaagaagaaggtcggTAATCCAAATCCAAATCGAAATCCGAATCAGAAGCGCCAAATTCGAGGCCATCATCGTCAAAATCGTGCGGAATATCAAACTTGGTGAAACTCAAAGGGTTAGAATCGTCAGATTCGGGTGCAGAGTTagtcttgttcttgtttttcttcttcttcttagtaTTGGCGGCGGACGAGTTTCGTTTCTTCTGGACGGGACCAGAGTGTGAATTGGCGGCGCGGCAGAGAATAACAGCGGCTCTGACGCGATTGGATTCGTGGATTGGGAATGAAACTACTGAGTTGGGGCGCGGGCGCCATTTGAAGTTAAAGCTGAAGTTGAGTGGCGCCGTGGAAGAACCTATCCGTAGcgccattcttcttcttcttcttgcactcggcaaaacaaaaaagataatatTACTCTCCATTTCTGATTTAATTTTACATCAACGGTTTatactctatccttctctagaTCCAACGGCCATAATCTCACTTTTccttttctcatttcatttcacAAACCGTATTTCTCATACTTGAATTTCACTTTTGTTCTAATTCTAACAACAAAATTAGGCAAATTTGAAGGAAAAAAATTAGACTGTCCTATTTTTTTGAAGTGAGATAAGAACACAAATTGGATTATTTGAATTGTGCtggattaatattttttgtaaaaaaatcgGACTCACCAATTTTATGTACGCGGAACGAATTTTTTTGTGCAAGAAAATTAGACTCGTCGATTTTTAGCCAGGACAAAATTTTTTTGGCAAAGAAATCGGATCCACCgatttcaaacaaatttttttggTGGGCCGTGCCTTTAATCGGACTGTCTGATTTAGgttcttcaaaaatttaaaacGGTCACAAAAGCGAGTGGATGGTCCGATTTTAATGTTTATATATACAAACTCCCTTAGTGAGCTCtccacttctttttcttcttctcataaGCTTCAAATCGTCTAAAGCTCTTcactattctttctcttttttttttcagtaaaaaaattaataccaaaATTGAGAGTGTACAATGTGAGTAAATTATGATGGATGATAGagttatgttaaaaatatattatcatggtcaaattttattaaaaaaatatttaaaggggtgaaatttgtgtgtgaaaattcattagatattattattccaTTCACACTGtcatttgaagaattaaaaggtGTGATTTATGAGAAGATGGATTCTCAAATATCTAGGAGAATGTCGTGTATTCTGTACAAATATCCTATATCTGTATTTTGTGAGTTCGTTC
This genomic window contains:
- the LOC112791079 gene encoding uncharacterized protein, whose amino-acid sequence is MESNIIFFVLPSARRRRRMALRIGSSTAPLNFSFNFKWRPRPNSVVSFPIHESNRVRAAVILCRAANSHSGPVQKKRNSSAANTKKKKKNKNKTNSAPESDDSNPLSFTKFDIPHDFDDDGLEFGASDSDFDLDLDYRPSSSSPMPLPEPPAGFLVGDDGKVLLTSTNRLATIVDPSNKLPLECVIRRVFRSSDGDECLLLCPVDTPVQILKSTNVDGWSAVSDEEVESIVPAAAYALAKIHMHLVHSGYCYTARGGFCYSEEDIFDFHTDDGKEVDGLPTEGVEITYFNLEGAQYMIYTPSDPLLFVAVKDEKGMLQIADDDLLEDPAIIDAIDEETEFNALVEEEAALHDSMMDES